Proteins encoded by one window of Pseudorca crassidens isolate mPseCra1 chromosome 3, mPseCra1.hap1, whole genome shotgun sequence:
- the LOC137221708 gene encoding bromodomain-containing protein 8 isoform X3 has translation MATGTGKHKLLSTGPTEPWSIREKLCLASSVMRSGDQNWVSVSRAIKPFAEPGRPPDWFSQKHCASQYSELLETTETPKRKRGEKGEVVETVEDVIVRKLTAERVEELKKVIKETQEKYRRLKRDAELIQAGHMDSRLDELCNDIAMKKKLEEEEAEVKRKATDAAYQARQAVKTPPRRLPTVMVRSPIDSASPGGDYPLADLTATTMEEATSGVTPGTLPSTPVTSFPGIPDTLPPGSAPLEAPMTPVTDDSPQKKMLGQKATPPPSPLLSELLKKGSLLPTSPRLVNESEMAVASGHLNSTGVLLEVGGVLPMIHGGEMQQTPNTVAASPAASGAPTLSRLLEAGPTQFTTPLASFTTVASEPPVKIVPPPVESVSQATIVMMPALPAPSSAPAVSTPESVAPVSQPDTCVPMEAVGDPHTVTVSMDSSEISMIINSIKEECFRSGVAEAPGGSKAPSIDGKEDLDLAEKMDIAVSYTGEELDFETVGDIIAIIEDKVDDHPEVLDVAAVEAALSFCEENDDPQSLPGPWEHPMQQERDKPVPLPAPEMTVKQERLDFEETESKGIHELVDIREPSVEIKMEPAEPEQGISGAEIVSGVVPATSMEPPELRSQDLDEEPRSTATGEITEADASSRRGDETPITTVKTEASPESMLSPSHGSNPIEDPLESETQHKFEMSDSLKEESGTIFGSQIKDAPGEDEEEDGVSEAASLEEPKEEDQGEGYLSEMDNEPPVSESDDGFSIHNATLQSHTLADSIPSSPASSQFSVCSEDQEAIQAQKIWKKAIMLVWRAAANHRYANVFLQPVTDDIAPGYHSIVQRPMDLSTIKKNIENGLIRSTAEFQRDIMLMFQNAVMYNSSDHDVYHMAVEMQRDVLEQIQGQLCFFSLQQFLATQLIMQTSESGISAKSLRGRDSTRKQDSSEKDGGTRGRRCAIEADMKMKK, from the exons ATGGCGACCGGAACGGGCA AACATAAGCTGCTGAGTACTGGCCCTACAGAGCCATGGTCCATCCGAGAGAAGCTGTGTTTAGCGTCTTCCGTTATGAGGAGTGGAGATCAAAATTG GGTATCAGTTAGCAGAGCAATCAAGCCCTTTGCAGAACCTGGCCGCCCTCCAGACTGGTTCTCTCAAAAA CATTGTGCTTCCCAGTACTCAGAGCTCCTAGAGACCACTGAGACCCCAAA ACGGAAACGGGGTGAAAAGGGAGAAGTGGTAGAAACCGTTGAAGATGTCATTGTTCGGAAACTGACTGCTGAGCGAGTTGAGGAACTAAAGAAAGTGATAAAGGAAACCCAGGAAAAATATAG ACGGCTGAAAAGAGATGCAGAACTAATTCAAGCTGGGCACATGGACAGCAGACTGGATGAGCTTTGCAATGACATTGCGAT gaaaaagaaattggaggaagaggaggctgaAGTAAAGAGGAAGGCTACGGATGCGGCTTATCAGG CCCGTCAAGCAGTAAAAACACCCCCTCGGAGGTTACCTACTGTGATGGTTCGCTCTCCTATAGATTCTGCCTCCCCAGGAGGTGATTATCCACTTGCCGACTTGACTGCAACCACTATGGAAGAGGCCACCTCTGGG GTAACCCCTGGGACTTTGCCGAGTACCCCAGTCACCTCGTTTCCTGGAATTCCTGACACCCTTCCTCCAGGCTCTGCACCCTTAGAAGCCCCCATGACCCCAGTAACAGATGATTCACCCCAGAAAAAGATGCTTGGACAGAAAGCaactccacccccctcccctctgctgtCAGAGCTCTTGAAGAAGGGCAGCCTCCTGCCTACTAGCCCCAGACTG GTCAATGAGAGTGAAATGGCTGTGGCTTCTGGCCACCTGAACAGTACAGGTGTCCTCCTGGAGGTAGGCGGGGTCCTTCCCATGATACATGGTGGGGAGATGCAGCAAACACCCAACACTGTTGCAGCCTCCCCAGCTGCCTCAG GTGCTCCCACTCTTTCCCGGCTTTTAGAAGCTGGTCCTACACAGTTCACCACACCTCTTGCTTCCTTCACTACTGTTGCCAGTGAACCTCCAGTTAAAATTGTGCCACCCCCTGTAGAGTCTGTGTCCCAAGCTACCATTGTCATGATGCCTGCGCTGCCAGCACCATCCTCTGCTCCGGCTGTCTCCACTCCTGAGAGTGTAGCTCCAG TGAGTCAGCCTGACACCTGTGTTCCCATGGAGGCTGTGGGGGATCCACATACTGTGACTGTCTCCATGGATAGCAGTGAAATCTCCATGATCATCAATTCTATCAAAGAAGAGTGTTTCCGGTCAGGGGTAGCAGAGGCCCCTGGAGGATCAAAGGCTCCTAGCATTGATGGGAAGGAAGATTTAGATCTGGCTGAGAAGATGGATATTGCTGTGTCTTACACAGGTGAAGAACTGGACTTTGAGACTGTTGGAGACATCATTGCCATCATTGAGGACAAG GTAGATGATCATCCTGAAGTGCTGGATGTGGCAGCAGTGGAAGCAGCACTGTCATTCTGTGAAGAGAATGATGATCCCCAATCCCTGCCTGGCCCCTGGGAGCACCCTATGCAGCAGGAACGGGACAAGCCAGTACCTCTCCCTGCACCAGAGATGACGGTCAAGCAAGAGAGGCTGGACTttgaagaaacagaaagcaaaggaATCCATGAACTGGTGGACATCAGGGAACCCAGTGTTGAGATCAAAATGGAACCTGCAGAACCAGAGCAAGGCATTTCAGGGGCTGAAATAGTATCTGGAGTTGTTCCAGCCACGAGTATGGAGCCACCAGAACTCAGGAGTCAGGACTTAGATGAGGAACCCAGAAGTACTGCAACTGGAGAAATTACTGAAGCAGATGCTTCCAGTAGGAGAGGCGATGAAACTCCAATTACAACAGTGAAGACAGAG GCATCCCCTGAAAGCATGTTGTCTCCATCACATGGCTCAAATCCCATTGAAGATCCTTTAGAGTCAGAGACTCAGCACAAGTTTGAAATGTCAG ACTCATTGAAAGAAGAATCAGGGACTATTTTTGGAAGCCAGATAAAG GATGCCCCAGGTGAGGATGAGGAGGAAGATGGAGTCAGTGAAGCGGCCAGCCTAGAGGAGCCTAAGGAAGAAGATCAAGGAGAAGGCTATTTGTCAGAAATGGATAATGAGCCCCCTGTGAGTGAGAGTGACGATGGCTTTAGCATACACAATGCTACGCTGCAGTCCCACACACTGGCAGACTCCATCCCCAGCAGCCCTGCTTCTTCACAATT ctCTGTCTGTAGTGAGGATCAGGAAGCTATTCAGGCACAGAAAATCTGGAAGAAAGCCATCATGCTTGTATGGAGAGCCGCAGCTAATCATAG GTATGCTAATGTCTTCCTGCAGCCTGTTACAGATGACATAGCACCTGGCTACCACAGCATTGTACAGAG GCCTATGGATTTGTCAACTATtaagaaaaacattgaaaatgGACTGATCCGCAGCACAGCTGAATTTCAGCGTGACATTATGCTGATGTTCCAGAATGCTGTGATGTATAATAGCTCAGACCACGATGTCTATCACATGGCAGTAGAAATGCAGCGAGATGTCTTGGAGCAGATCCAG
- the LOC137221708 gene encoding bromodomain-containing protein 8 isoform X1, with protein MATGTGKHKLLSTGPTEPWSIREKLCLASSVMRSGDQNWVSVSRAIKPFAEPGRPPDWFSQKHCASQYSELLETTETPKRKRGEKGEVVETVEDVIVRKLTAERVEELKKVIKETQEKYRRLKRDAELIQAGHMDSRLDELCNDIAMKKKLEEEEAEVKRKATDAAYQARQAVKTPPRRLPTVMVRSPIDSASPGGDYPLADLTATTMEEATSGVTPGTLPSTPVTSFPGIPDTLPPGSAPLEAPMTPVTDDSPQKKMLGQKATPPPSPLLSELLKKGSLLPTSPRLVNESEMAVASGHLNSTGVLLEVGGVLPMIHGGEMQQTPNTVAASPAASGAPTLSRLLEAGPTQFTTPLASFTTVASEPPVKIVPPPVESVSQATIVMMPALPAPSSAPAVSTPESVAPVSQPDTCVPMEAVGDPHTVTVSMDSSEISMIINSIKEECFRSGVAEAPGGSKAPSIDGKEDLDLAEKMDIAVSYTGEELDFETVGDIIAIIEDKVDDHPEVLDVAAVEAALSFCEENDDPQSLPGPWEHPMQQERDKPVPLPAPEMTVKQERLDFEETESKGIHELVDIREPSVEIKMEPAEPEQGISGAEIVSGVVPATSMEPPELRSQDLDEEPRSTATGEITEADASSRRGDETPITTVKTEASPESMLSPSHGSNPIEDPLESETQHKFEMSDSLKEESGTIFGSQIKDAPGEDEEEDGVSEAASLEEPKEEDQGEGYLSEMDNEPPVSESDDGFSIHNATLQSHTLADSIPSSPASSQFSVCSEDQEAIQAQKIWKKAIMLVWRAAANHRYANVFLQPVTDDIAPGYHSIVQRPMDLSTIKKNIENGLIRSTAEFQRDIMLMFQNAVMYNSSDHDVYHMAVEMQRDVLEQIQGQLCFFSLQQFLATQLIMQTSESGISAKSLRGRDSTRKQDSSEKDSVPMGSPAFLLSLFDGGTRGRRCAIEADMKMKK; from the exons ATGGCGACCGGAACGGGCA AACATAAGCTGCTGAGTACTGGCCCTACAGAGCCATGGTCCATCCGAGAGAAGCTGTGTTTAGCGTCTTCCGTTATGAGGAGTGGAGATCAAAATTG GGTATCAGTTAGCAGAGCAATCAAGCCCTTTGCAGAACCTGGCCGCCCTCCAGACTGGTTCTCTCAAAAA CATTGTGCTTCCCAGTACTCAGAGCTCCTAGAGACCACTGAGACCCCAAA ACGGAAACGGGGTGAAAAGGGAGAAGTGGTAGAAACCGTTGAAGATGTCATTGTTCGGAAACTGACTGCTGAGCGAGTTGAGGAACTAAAGAAAGTGATAAAGGAAACCCAGGAAAAATATAG ACGGCTGAAAAGAGATGCAGAACTAATTCAAGCTGGGCACATGGACAGCAGACTGGATGAGCTTTGCAATGACATTGCGAT gaaaaagaaattggaggaagaggaggctgaAGTAAAGAGGAAGGCTACGGATGCGGCTTATCAGG CCCGTCAAGCAGTAAAAACACCCCCTCGGAGGTTACCTACTGTGATGGTTCGCTCTCCTATAGATTCTGCCTCCCCAGGAGGTGATTATCCACTTGCCGACTTGACTGCAACCACTATGGAAGAGGCCACCTCTGGG GTAACCCCTGGGACTTTGCCGAGTACCCCAGTCACCTCGTTTCCTGGAATTCCTGACACCCTTCCTCCAGGCTCTGCACCCTTAGAAGCCCCCATGACCCCAGTAACAGATGATTCACCCCAGAAAAAGATGCTTGGACAGAAAGCaactccacccccctcccctctgctgtCAGAGCTCTTGAAGAAGGGCAGCCTCCTGCCTACTAGCCCCAGACTG GTCAATGAGAGTGAAATGGCTGTGGCTTCTGGCCACCTGAACAGTACAGGTGTCCTCCTGGAGGTAGGCGGGGTCCTTCCCATGATACATGGTGGGGAGATGCAGCAAACACCCAACACTGTTGCAGCCTCCCCAGCTGCCTCAG GTGCTCCCACTCTTTCCCGGCTTTTAGAAGCTGGTCCTACACAGTTCACCACACCTCTTGCTTCCTTCACTACTGTTGCCAGTGAACCTCCAGTTAAAATTGTGCCACCCCCTGTAGAGTCTGTGTCCCAAGCTACCATTGTCATGATGCCTGCGCTGCCAGCACCATCCTCTGCTCCGGCTGTCTCCACTCCTGAGAGTGTAGCTCCAG TGAGTCAGCCTGACACCTGTGTTCCCATGGAGGCTGTGGGGGATCCACATACTGTGACTGTCTCCATGGATAGCAGTGAAATCTCCATGATCATCAATTCTATCAAAGAAGAGTGTTTCCGGTCAGGGGTAGCAGAGGCCCCTGGAGGATCAAAGGCTCCTAGCATTGATGGGAAGGAAGATTTAGATCTGGCTGAGAAGATGGATATTGCTGTGTCTTACACAGGTGAAGAACTGGACTTTGAGACTGTTGGAGACATCATTGCCATCATTGAGGACAAG GTAGATGATCATCCTGAAGTGCTGGATGTGGCAGCAGTGGAAGCAGCACTGTCATTCTGTGAAGAGAATGATGATCCCCAATCCCTGCCTGGCCCCTGGGAGCACCCTATGCAGCAGGAACGGGACAAGCCAGTACCTCTCCCTGCACCAGAGATGACGGTCAAGCAAGAGAGGCTGGACTttgaagaaacagaaagcaaaggaATCCATGAACTGGTGGACATCAGGGAACCCAGTGTTGAGATCAAAATGGAACCTGCAGAACCAGAGCAAGGCATTTCAGGGGCTGAAATAGTATCTGGAGTTGTTCCAGCCACGAGTATGGAGCCACCAGAACTCAGGAGTCAGGACTTAGATGAGGAACCCAGAAGTACTGCAACTGGAGAAATTACTGAAGCAGATGCTTCCAGTAGGAGAGGCGATGAAACTCCAATTACAACAGTGAAGACAGAG GCATCCCCTGAAAGCATGTTGTCTCCATCACATGGCTCAAATCCCATTGAAGATCCTTTAGAGTCAGAGACTCAGCACAAGTTTGAAATGTCAG ACTCATTGAAAGAAGAATCAGGGACTATTTTTGGAAGCCAGATAAAG GATGCCCCAGGTGAGGATGAGGAGGAAGATGGAGTCAGTGAAGCGGCCAGCCTAGAGGAGCCTAAGGAAGAAGATCAAGGAGAAGGCTATTTGTCAGAAATGGATAATGAGCCCCCTGTGAGTGAGAGTGACGATGGCTTTAGCATACACAATGCTACGCTGCAGTCCCACACACTGGCAGACTCCATCCCCAGCAGCCCTGCTTCTTCACAATT ctCTGTCTGTAGTGAGGATCAGGAAGCTATTCAGGCACAGAAAATCTGGAAGAAAGCCATCATGCTTGTATGGAGAGCCGCAGCTAATCATAG GTATGCTAATGTCTTCCTGCAGCCTGTTACAGATGACATAGCACCTGGCTACCACAGCATTGTACAGAG GCCTATGGATTTGTCAACTATtaagaaaaacattgaaaatgGACTGATCCGCAGCACAGCTGAATTTCAGCGTGACATTATGCTGATGTTCCAGAATGCTGTGATGTATAATAGCTCAGACCACGATGTCTATCACATGGCAGTAGAAATGCAGCGAGATGTCTTGGAGCAGATCCAG
- the LOC137221708 gene encoding bromodomain-containing protein 8 isoform X5, with protein MFCVRLLVLPLGLRISVSVVVSKSSLLSEHKLLSTGPTEPWSIREKLCLASSVMRSGDQNWVSVSRAIKPFAEPGRPPDWFSQKHCASQYSELLETTETPKRKRGEKGEVVETVEDVIVRKLTAERVEELKKVIKETQEKYRRLKRDAELIQAGHMDSRLDELCNDIAMKKKLEEEEAEVKRKATDAAYQARQAVKTPPRRLPTVMVRSPIDSASPGGDYPLADLTATTMEEATSGVNESEMAVASGHLNSTGVLLEVGGVLPMIHGGEMQQTPNTVAASPAASGAPTLSRLLEAGPTQFTTPLASFTTVASEPPVKIVPPPVESVSQATIVMMPALPAPSSAPAVSTPESVAPVSQPDTCVPMEAVGDPHTVTVSMDSSEISMIINSIKEECFRSGVAEAPGGSKAPSIDGKEDLDLAEKMDIAVSYTGEELDFETVGDIIAIIEDKVDDHPEVLDVAAVEAALSFCEENDDPQSLPGPWEHPMQQERDKPVPLPAPEMTVKQERLDFEETESKGIHELVDIREPSVEIKMEPAEPEQGISGAEIVSGVVPATSMEPPELRSQDLDEEPRSTATGEITEADASSRRGDETPITTVKTEASPESMLSPSHGSNPIEDPLESETQHKFEMSDSLKEESGTIFGSQIKDAPGEDEEEDGVSEAASLEEPKEEDQGEGYLSEMDNEPPVSESDDGFSIHNATLQSHTLADSIPSSPASSQFSVCSEDQEAIQAQKIWKKAIMLVWRAAANHRYANVFLQPVTDDIAPGYHSIVQRPMDLSTIKKNIENGLIRSTAEFQRDIMLMFQNAVMYNSSDHDVYHMAVEMQRDVLEQIQQFLATQLIMQTSESGISAKSLRGRDSTRKQDSSEKDSVPMGSPAFLLSLFDGGTRGRRCAIEADMKMKK; from the exons ATGTTCTGTGTTAGGCTTTTAGTCCTCCCTTTGGGGCTTAGAATTAGTGTCTCAGTGGTTGTCTCCAAGTCTTCTCTCCTTTCAGAACATAAGCTGCTGAGTACTGGCCCTACAGAGCCATGGTCCATCCGAGAGAAGCTGTGTTTAGCGTCTTCCGTTATGAGGAGTGGAGATCAAAATTG GGTATCAGTTAGCAGAGCAATCAAGCCCTTTGCAGAACCTGGCCGCCCTCCAGACTGGTTCTCTCAAAAA CATTGTGCTTCCCAGTACTCAGAGCTCCTAGAGACCACTGAGACCCCAAA ACGGAAACGGGGTGAAAAGGGAGAAGTGGTAGAAACCGTTGAAGATGTCATTGTTCGGAAACTGACTGCTGAGCGAGTTGAGGAACTAAAGAAAGTGATAAAGGAAACCCAGGAAAAATATAG ACGGCTGAAAAGAGATGCAGAACTAATTCAAGCTGGGCACATGGACAGCAGACTGGATGAGCTTTGCAATGACATTGCGAT gaaaaagaaattggaggaagaggaggctgaAGTAAAGAGGAAGGCTACGGATGCGGCTTATCAGG CCCGTCAAGCAGTAAAAACACCCCCTCGGAGGTTACCTACTGTGATGGTTCGCTCTCCTATAGATTCTGCCTCCCCAGGAGGTGATTATCCACTTGCCGACTTGACTGCAACCACTATGGAAGAGGCCACCTCTGGG GTCAATGAGAGTGAAATGGCTGTGGCTTCTGGCCACCTGAACAGTACAGGTGTCCTCCTGGAGGTAGGCGGGGTCCTTCCCATGATACATGGTGGGGAGATGCAGCAAACACCCAACACTGTTGCAGCCTCCCCAGCTGCCTCAG GTGCTCCCACTCTTTCCCGGCTTTTAGAAGCTGGTCCTACACAGTTCACCACACCTCTTGCTTCCTTCACTACTGTTGCCAGTGAACCTCCAGTTAAAATTGTGCCACCCCCTGTAGAGTCTGTGTCCCAAGCTACCATTGTCATGATGCCTGCGCTGCCAGCACCATCCTCTGCTCCGGCTGTCTCCACTCCTGAGAGTGTAGCTCCAG TGAGTCAGCCTGACACCTGTGTTCCCATGGAGGCTGTGGGGGATCCACATACTGTGACTGTCTCCATGGATAGCAGTGAAATCTCCATGATCATCAATTCTATCAAAGAAGAGTGTTTCCGGTCAGGGGTAGCAGAGGCCCCTGGAGGATCAAAGGCTCCTAGCATTGATGGGAAGGAAGATTTAGATCTGGCTGAGAAGATGGATATTGCTGTGTCTTACACAGGTGAAGAACTGGACTTTGAGACTGTTGGAGACATCATTGCCATCATTGAGGACAAG GTAGATGATCATCCTGAAGTGCTGGATGTGGCAGCAGTGGAAGCAGCACTGTCATTCTGTGAAGAGAATGATGATCCCCAATCCCTGCCTGGCCCCTGGGAGCACCCTATGCAGCAGGAACGGGACAAGCCAGTACCTCTCCCTGCACCAGAGATGACGGTCAAGCAAGAGAGGCTGGACTttgaagaaacagaaagcaaaggaATCCATGAACTGGTGGACATCAGGGAACCCAGTGTTGAGATCAAAATGGAACCTGCAGAACCAGAGCAAGGCATTTCAGGGGCTGAAATAGTATCTGGAGTTGTTCCAGCCACGAGTATGGAGCCACCAGAACTCAGGAGTCAGGACTTAGATGAGGAACCCAGAAGTACTGCAACTGGAGAAATTACTGAAGCAGATGCTTCCAGTAGGAGAGGCGATGAAACTCCAATTACAACAGTGAAGACAGAG GCATCCCCTGAAAGCATGTTGTCTCCATCACATGGCTCAAATCCCATTGAAGATCCTTTAGAGTCAGAGACTCAGCACAAGTTTGAAATGTCAG ACTCATTGAAAGAAGAATCAGGGACTATTTTTGGAAGCCAGATAAAG GATGCCCCAGGTGAGGATGAGGAGGAAGATGGAGTCAGTGAAGCGGCCAGCCTAGAGGAGCCTAAGGAAGAAGATCAAGGAGAAGGCTATTTGTCAGAAATGGATAATGAGCCCCCTGTGAGTGAGAGTGACGATGGCTTTAGCATACACAATGCTACGCTGCAGTCCCACACACTGGCAGACTCCATCCCCAGCAGCCCTGCTTCTTCACAATT ctCTGTCTGTAGTGAGGATCAGGAAGCTATTCAGGCACAGAAAATCTGGAAGAAAGCCATCATGCTTGTATGGAGAGCCGCAGCTAATCATAG GTATGCTAATGTCTTCCTGCAGCCTGTTACAGATGACATAGCACCTGGCTACCACAGCATTGTACAGAG GCCTATGGATTTGTCAACTATtaagaaaaacattgaaaatgGACTGATCCGCAGCACAGCTGAATTTCAGCGTGACATTATGCTGATGTTCCAGAATGCTGTGATGTATAATAGCTCAGACCACGATGTCTATCACATGGCAGTAGAAATGCAGCGAGATGTCTTGGAGCAGATCCAG